The nucleotide sequence TACGCATGATCCGGGCAATCGACGGCGGTTGTAGGCGGCCGGGACCGGCCCGGGGGGAAAGGACAGAGCCATGAGCGAAGAGCAGGGATTCATCACACGCTCCATCCACGCGGGCGAGGCGGAGCACACGTCGGCAACGCCGATCTACCAGGCGGCCACAGTGGACGGCGCCTACCTCAGGGGAAGCAATCCCACGTTCACGGCTTTCGAGGAGAAGATGTGCACCCTGGAAGGCGGAGGACGGAGCATCGCGACCGCCTGCGGCATGGCGTCGGTCACCCAGGCCGTGATGACCCTCATCAGCGCGGGCTCCAGGATCGTCTGCCACCAGACGACCTATAGCTGGACGCGGCGCTTCATGGCCGAAGAACTGCCACGACTCGGGTTCGACGTTGAGATCATCGACATGCGTGTTCCGAAGCAACTCGACACGGCCCTTGAAAAACCCGCCGACGTCGTCTACTTCGAGCCGCTCGCCAATCCCACCCTGGACATCATCGACACGCCCACGGTCATCCGCAAGGCCCACGCGGCCGGCGCGAAGGTCGTGATCGACAACACGTTCCTTTCTCCCCATCTGTTCCGGCCGATGGACCACGGAGCCGACGTCGTGCTGCACAGCGCCACGAAATACCTCTGCGGTCACGGGGACGCCCTGGCCGGGATCATCACGACCCGTGATCCCGATCTCGGCGAAGAGATCGTGCGCACGCGGAATACCTACGGCGGCATACTCAGCCCGCTAAACGCCTTCCTCCTGCTCAGGGGGATCAAGACGCTGTCAATCC is from Gemmatimonadota bacterium and encodes:
- a CDS encoding PLP-dependent transferase, whose product is MSEEQGFITRSIHAGEAEHTSATPIYQAATVDGAYLRGSNPTFTAFEEKMCTLEGGGRSIATACGMASVTQAVMTLISAGSRIVCHQTTYSWTRRFMAEELPRLGFDVEIIDMRVPKQLDTALEKPADVVYFEPLANPTLDIIDTPTVIRKAHAAGAKVVIDNTFLSPHLFRPMDHGADVVLHSATKYLCGHGDALAGIITTRDPDLGEEIVRTRNTYGGILSPLNAFLLLRGIKTLSIRMDRHVENARAVADFLESHPRIRRTWYPGLPSTPGHEVARSQWTGYGGMVSFELAERAVDRFLDRVRLCRPWVSLGDVGSLVTGDREGQRVRMSVGLEDTDDIIRDLEQALE